Genomic window (Chitinophaga parva):
CACCATAACAGTGGCGCTTTATTTATATTCCTGTTTGCCCGGAAGGGCTTGTCGTGCGGTGGTGCATTGCTCTGTGCGTCATCCGTGGTCACTGTTACGGTCCCGATGGCCAGGTTCAGTTCATCCAGGGTGGTGTAAGTAGTGCTGCCTGCGGTTTCCATAGGCCCGTTGCTGTAGCAGTTACTTACCAACAGGGTCTCGCGGTTCTGGAAATCATCCGTGGCAATGGCGCCTGCTTTGGGTGCGGCAGCACCTTCCAGCTTACTGAAATGCACAAAACAATTGCGCACCGCTGTTGCCTGCCCAGTAGTATCGCCCAGGTACGTGAAGCCCAGGATACCGGCGATCATCCCATTGCTCTTTGCCGCAAAGTTAGCGTAGCACATATCCACTTCGGTGTACTGCATATTTCCCACAATTCCCGCCACCTTGTTGCCTTCCAGCCTGCCCGTGAAAGAAGAGCCAATGATGCGGGCGTGCTGCGCTTCCGCCACCAGGCCGCCCGCCATGCCACTGCTGTCTGCAAAGCGGATAGTACCTTTTACGCTACAATTGCGGATGGTGCCGTAATGCACGGTGGCCAGCCCTGCCGTATAGGCGTTAACGTTAGCATTGCGTATGCCCCTGGCGGACAATACCAGGCGCACATTTTTCAGCACCGCGTCCTTGTCCAGGGTGTCAAACAGGGCTACATCCGTGGTGCCCCTGCGGCGGTAAGGTGCGTAAATAGTGAGATTGGAGATCGTATGTCCTTTACCGTTATAGCTGGAACCAAACTTCACCGGCACCGGGCAATCCCTGAACGTAGTGTCGGGGAAGGCAAAGTCACAGGCCTGGGTGTAAGCCACCTTGTGGCCGCTGGTCTTTGCATGGCGGCCCATGGCCAGGAAGTCGCGGTAATTGCGGATCACGTATTGTTCTTTTACTGTGCGGGTGGCAAAACTATCCGCCGGCTGGCGTGTATTCACCACCGTTAGGGTGAGATCACCATCCTTGTAATCCGCCAGGGACAGGCAGTTCCAGGCATAGGCGCCGGTAGAGTCCGTGGTGAACTGGCCTTCCGCAGCCTGCAGGCCGTGGTGCAGCAAGCCTTTGCCGCCGGTAATGCTATAATTATAAGTAGTAAAGGGAGCGCCATGCAGGAAGTACGCCAGGGTATCGGGGTGAATGGTCATCCAGTCCATGTCTGCAGCGCCATAACGGGGCTGGCTAAACGAAAGCACGGGCTTGGGCGGTGGAACCACTGCTACAGGGACTACCGGCACCGGTTTGGGGACCGGCCGTTTTTCCTCTGTTTTGCAGGTTACCAGCGCCACCGCTATCAGCAGGCAGGCCGGCAGGACGTGTTTGAATTTCATGGGTAGGGTTTCTAGGGAGGGCAAAACTAAGAAATATTTATCAACGTGGATAACTTTTTTTGTTAATATGATAAAAGGCGCCGTGAACGTCTCAATTTCCAGGTTTACCGGGAAAACCCGGAAATTGAAACCAGCCACTTATTACGGGCGGTTGAAAATTATTCCTTCCCTGGCCTGGGCATTACCTGGTGCCCTTGCGCCCATAAGAAATGGGCCGCACCAGGAAAATGATGCGGCCCATACTGTGTGTTATGCGCATTAATTGCCTTTTGCGGGCAAGTACTTTTCAAGGGCCCTCCAGTCATAGTACTGGAACACCTTGCCATTGCTCATCGCTACAAATAGTCCTTTGGGAAATTTTTCTCCCAGGTTTACATTGGTTACGTCAGATCCGTCGCTCTCAATGGTGGAAGTAGGGATTTCCGCCAGGAGCGGGTGCTGGTGCGGATTGCCGGGCTGGCCTTCCCGCCGGAATACCAGGAAAGTATTGGCCTGCTGGTTGGATACCAGGATATAACCGGTGCTATCGCCCGTTTCATAGATGGAAATACCTTCGTTGTCGCCCTTGAATTTGCCTTCGCCAAACAAGGCCAGTTCTTCATTGCCTTTTGCGGGGTCTGCATAGTATTTGCGCACGCCCACTGTTTCATCGGAGTAATAGATATAACCCAGCTTGTCATCCACGGCAATGGATTCTATTTCTTTTTTGCCGCTGAACTTACCAAACTTTCTTACCAGCCTGGCGCTTACATTGCCGGTACCGTCATCGCCCAGCTCATATTGCCAGAGGTAGGAACCTTCCAGGGGGCCCGTTTTGCGGCCTACCACGGCATAGATCTTACCCGCGGGGTCTTTGTACATGGAAATGCCCATCAGGTCACGGAACTCCGGTTGGTCCTCTCCTTCAAACACGGGAATGCCCCCTTTGTCCAGCGGCTTCATGTCCGGCAGGGAATAAATGCGCAGCATGTGGGTGTAGCGCTCTGTCACCACGGCAATATCTGTAGGCTTACCATTGAGCACCAGGCCGTATTCGATATCTACATTGTTAGGTCTTTGCAGGCCTTTGATGGTCTTATCCTTCAGCTCTTTACCGTCCAGGTCAAACACATAGAGCCCCCCTTTTTCATTCTTGTCCGTGCCAATGATCAGGCTTTTGCTTTTATCAGTGGGGTTGATCCAGATCGCGGGATCGTCTGTGTCGTAGTCCACCATGTCTGTAACTATCGCCGGTTTCAGTGCTGCACCGGGCGGGGTGCTGCCGGCCGCATCCTGTTTCACCGTGGTGGCACTGCAGCTGCAAAGCGCTACCATGGCTGCTATTGCGCACCACCTGTGGTGATAACTGCTTATCATCATCCTTATCTTTTTAAAGAAGGAAACCGTTCTTTCAACAAAAACGGTTTCCTTTTACAGAATACAATTACGTGTGATCAACGTCCTTTGCCGTTCTTAGTTGGTACCAAAAGCACCAAAGAATGCAGATGGAGCGGGCGATTTATAGGTAACACCATTTACGGTTACACCGCTGGTAATGAAGTAGGGGGTGAAACCGGTGTAAGCACCTGTGAGCGCGGGGGAGCCGGCTTTCAGGTGGAAGTCCCAGCTGGCATTGAAAGTATAATCCAGCAGCGGGTTGGTTGCAAAGGGGAAGTTGTTGAACATCGGGTCCTTGTCACCTGCGCTGGCGCCGGTGATATCGTGTGCACCGTATACAGCGTCTTTCACCACGGGGCTCAGTTTAAAGCCATCGTAGGCCGTAGCTGTGCCGTTGGTAATGTGCTGGGGAACATCGCTGCGCTGGGTGCCACCTGCATAATAGTTATAATCGATCTTGCTGGCCAGGTCCGGTCCATCGGTGGCATTCAGCTGCCAGGACGGGGCTTTGGTGCGGAACATGGCGTTGATCACCAGGTTGTTGTACACATTCACCAGTACACCCTTTTCGCACCAGATAGAACCGCCTTTGGGGGCGTTCGGGTCTCTTCTCCAACCGGAGTTGATGATGGTGTTATTGTAGGCATTGATCTGGGCTTGCGCACGGGTAGCGCTGGCGCCGGAGTTAGACAGTTTAAAACCGTTGGTATTGGGGCTGTACATCAGGTTGTAGGCAGCGTCCACTTTACAACCGGCTTTCACGTTGATGGCTTCACCACCTGCTTCACCTACGGCGTAGAAAGTATTGTTCATGAAGATGCAGCTACCACCCTGCACGTAGATGGCGTCTTCGCCGGTGCTGCGGAAAGTCGTGTGCTGGATCACGTATTTGCCCGCGGGGTTGTTGGTGTTGAATGCCACCATCCCTTCTCCACCACCCGCTTTGAACAGGCCTGCGGTTACAGAGGGAGAAGTAGCGGTGGTAACGGCGCCGGTGTACTCGATGACCGCATGATCTATCAGGATCTCGGAGCAGCTGGTAGAGCCGATGATGCCGCCCCAGAGGCGTTTAAAGGTGTTGGCCGCGGTTCTTTCAGCAGCAGGAACAGATACCAGTACGGGCGCATCGGCGGTACCCTGGATATACAGGTTGCCGTTCACGATCCATTCGATCTTGGTAGCGTTTGCATCCTGGCCACCGGTGCTGATATTGATCTCCACGCCTTCTTCAATGGTGAGTGTTTTACCGGCGGGCACATTGATATGGCCGGTTACATTCACTACGGAATATTTAGCCCAGGTACCTTCTACGGCGCCGCTTACAGAAATGGCGTCGTTCTGGGTTACGGTTACGGAGCAGGTAGCCGTTTCACCACCATCTTCTGTAGTGATGGTGATAGTAGCGCTACCGGGTTTTACAGCGGTTACTTTACCAGCTGCGTCCACCGTGGCCACATCCTGGGCGGAAGAGGTCCACTTAACATTCTTGTTGGCTGCATTAGCCGGGAAAAGTGTGAAGGACAGGGTTTCCGTGCCACCAGGTTTCAGGGTAAGCGTGGTTTTAGACAGGGTTACACCTTTAACGGTCGTATCCGGTTTGTCTTTTTTACATGCTACAAAACCCAGCATGATCAGGGTACCAAGCGCAAGGAATAACTTGAATGTTGCTTGTTTCATTTGGTGAACTTTTTTGTTGATGGAATGATGTTTAGAATTTAAAGCGGAAGCCCAGCATAATGGTCTGGCCGTAATAGTCTTTACGGGTCACTGTACCATTCCGGAAGGTTTCGTAGCCGGGTGTTGCATCGTTCGCGGCATTCACCTTCTTCACGTAGTCTTTGATGGGCGTGTTCAGCAGGTTGGTGGCTTTTGCAAACACCACGTAGTGGCGGGCGAACTTCTTCTCCACGGATGCATCCACCTGTACAAAACCACTTTGCCAGATGTCATTGTCCAGGTAGCGGGACACGGCATAGAGC
Coding sequences:
- a CDS encoding phytase, yielding MMISSYHHRWCAIAAMVALCSCSATTVKQDAAGSTPPGAALKPAIVTDMVDYDTDDPAIWINPTDKSKSLIIGTDKNEKGGLYVFDLDGKELKDKTIKGLQRPNNVDIEYGLVLNGKPTDIAVVTERYTHMLRIYSLPDMKPLDKGGIPVFEGEDQPEFRDLMGISMYKDPAGKIYAVVGRKTGPLEGSYLWQYELGDDGTGNVSARLVRKFGKFSGKKEIESIAVDDKLGYIYYSDETVGVRKYYADPAKGNEELALFGEGKFKGDNEGISIYETGDSTGYILVSNQQANTFLVFRREGQPGNPHQHPLLAEIPTSTIESDGSDVTNVNLGEKFPKGLFVAMSNGKVFQYYDWRALEKYLPAKGN
- a CDS encoding Ig-like domain-containing protein, giving the protein MKQATFKLFLALGTLIMLGFVACKKDKPDTTVKGVTLSKTTLTLKPGGTETLSFTLFPANAANKNVKWTSSAQDVATVDAAGKVTAVKPGSATITITTEDGGETATCSVTVTQNDAISVSGAVEGTWAKYSVVNVTGHINVPAGKTLTIEEGVEINISTGGQDANATKIEWIVNGNLYIQGTADAPVLVSVPAAERTAANTFKRLWGGIIGSTSCSEILIDHAVIEYTGAVTTATSPSVTAGLFKAGGGEGMVAFNTNNPAGKYVIQHTTFRSTGEDAIYVQGGSCIFMNNTFYAVGEAGGEAINVKAGCKVDAAYNLMYSPNTNGFKLSNSGASATRAQAQINAYNNTIINSGWRRDPNAPKGGSIWCEKGVLVNVYNNLVINAMFRTKAPSWQLNATDGPDLASKIDYNYYAGGTQRSDVPQHITNGTATAYDGFKLSPVVKDAVYGAHDITGASAGDKDPMFNNFPFATNPLLDYTFNASWDFHLKAGSPALTGAYTGFTPYFITSGVTVNGVTYKSPAPSAFFGAFGTN